The genomic region cgtcgccaagtggttaatttgctctttgaacaatatttgcctcacttcttcctttgcataggatggtggccctgagaagaaccgattgattcgttcagcaactccgccgatgctgggaccgccgcCCGCAACATTtctaatgaaatgccacgcacGCGGgagagagcagttttcttataaccaataaaggtggctcattagtccctcctctttgttgtccggtatgactgcaaatattgggtaaccgtcaaacactcaccaaaggggcgtggctacagattcaactttattgattacaagaaagcagctctaccgcgcgcgcgagccatttcgttcgagatgtcgcggagagcagaccgtggtaccacttTCGGCATCGGCgaatggtgtgggtcgcgcggtcgtcgtcattaataTTAGCAGcactcagattaaattttcttgtatgaagtagggaGAATGACGGCTTTCATTGATGgtaattacggctttggcagattttgttctattattgtcggcgggggtttttgttgacaaaatgttatgaaattaggccacaatattctttgatatgcaaagaatgtataggccaaatttgagcataattagttacggaaaaccccctgacaataatagaacaaaacctgccaaatccgtaatttcccctactaacgattggctaccatcaatgaaagtagctctcaagtcacaacttgaggcgaaatgaattttgatcaaagtaaaacttaattgcttggtgatggcagattgttttccgtcggtagtagaatcacgagatcccgattcagagaaagacatataattttagtagatagtcatccatgcgaatacatttttgcagcttctccgtttgacgcgcgctcgtgattctacatacatacagaaaacagggaaaacgaagcagtggatcaaaaggcccgtaccttactgcaatctgatgtccgtgttggggatttatgaacggaattgaatttttcacccggtttggaaagaaataacattttcaatagtttaacgttgataatctatAGTTTTAAtataattggcaaattgctggagagtttccgaatctattgataagcaaatctcgaaaatccatggAAAGATAAAGatgctattagcgtttgaaatctatcctaatttcgtgacggtttcgaatttggaaatttcggttttacaccctgtatctgagtcttccccttagacgtagtttacgtcaaaactgcgcgagcaaaaaacacgtccgtacgtgctgctgtcttgaGCTGGAATGAGGCTGATtgcgccacgcgcgcgggggagagcagttttcttataaccaataaagatggctcattagtccctcctctttgttgtccggtatgactgcaaatattgggTAACCATCAAACACGCACCAAAgaggcgtggctacaggttcaacattattgattacaagaaagcagctcttccgcgcgcgcgagccatttcgttcgagatgtcgcggagaccagaccatggtaccaccttcggcatcggcggagctcctaccggaaattttattcccggcgatggtgtgggtcgcgcggtcgtcgtcgtcagcatcaacagcactcggatggaattttcttgcgtgtCTCTACGATGGCGGATGTGGTGGTGTTTATATCTGCAACGGTTGCGTCTGAAGTgtcatcagtgaaagcagctcttaagccataatttgaggcgagacgaattttgatcaaagttcatataaatcgcttggtgatggctgatagtttccgtcggtggcggaatcacgaccgtgcgtcagggacgctacaaacatttattcgcatggaaAACATCAATACCaatgaaatttcccctcaagattattattttagtagatagactgctacttgtttcaggtttaatttccatccatgcaaatacatttttccagcttctccttctgacgcacgctcttcgttcccaCCGATGGCGTAGGTAACGCTCGTAACAGAATCGTTGcgacagagaatccaacgatggcaatctGTTGCGGTGTAGCGGTAGAACCAAAGAGCCAGCATCTGAATTTGAGTGAAATATTCTTGTGATACTTCTGCAGAGtaagtgattaaaaatccatcgaaagataaagacgctattagtgtttgaaatctatcctaatttcgatacggtctcgaatttggaaatttccgttttacaccctgtatctgagtcttccccttagacgtagtttacgtcaaaaaattatttcaacttaaccttcctcccaaacataatggtggtcctgaaaagaaccgattaatttccacttatgtgcctcatcaacagcacgacgttgattgccagattcaacgatgctgttggaaacacggatgaaaagatgtactgctgttgccacgaccgccaccaccacctgacgaaaaatttcatccgcatcatgACTCATAAAgctcaatcaacgagccctcccgtgcgaacgaaatcgtccgttctccgtgacatgcagaatgaaaatgacacgCGCACGCTAAACACGGGGCCtcttatacacagggaaaacgaagcagtggatcaaaaggtccgtacgttactgcaatctgatgtccgtgttggggatttatgaacgggattgaatttttcacccggtttggaaagaaataacattttcaatagtttaacgttgataatcaacagtatcaatagaattggcaaattgctggagagtttccgaatcgattgataagcaaatgtcgaaaatccattgaaagataaagacgctattaccgtttgaaatcttacatgatttcgtgacggtccccaatttggaaattttcattttgcaccctgtatctgaggcttccccttagacgtagtttacgtcaaaaatgcgcgagcaaaaaacacgtccgtacgtgttgctgtctcgaactgggatCCTGACACGCGCACGCGAAACGCGgcgctttttatacacaggggaaacgaagcagtggatcaaaaggcccatacgttactgcaatctgatgtccgtgttggggatttatgaacggaattgaatttttcccccggtttggaaagaaataacattttcaatagtttaacgttgataatcaacagtatcaatagaattggcaaattgctggagagtttccgaatctattgataagcaaatgtcgaaaatccatcgaaagataaagacgctattaccgtttgaaatcttacatgatttcgtgacggtccccaatttggaaattttcattttgcaccctgtatccgaggcttccccttagacgtagtttacgtcaaaaagacCCGGTAGATCGAACTGACTCGGTTAAAGTTGATGGAACGCTAATCACCTGATTGCGCTCTATTTGCGCGTTGAGTCAGATTCGGTCTGCTCTACCGGTCTTTGTAGATTCAGGAACTACTGCTACCTTCGTGGTTTGCAATGGGCAGAATTGCGATCTTCGCAACTGGCCTCACGACGGTATCAGCCTCAGCGGTCTTTAGCGTGACAACGCGAACGATTCCATCCTTCCCTGGATGAAGTTTTGTTATTCTCCCGAGCGGCCATTGCATAGGAGGTGCGTTCTCATTCTTGACGATGACGATTTGATTTAACTGGACCAGGAccggtgacttgcaacactttgTTGCTCGTGACTGAAGTTGAGCAAGGTACTCCGGATACCACCGAGCCCAAATGTTTTGGAACAACTTTTGAGTGAGCTTCCAGTGGTCAAGACGGTTGTCTGGAGTGTTGATGTAGCTTGGCTCCGGAACAGTTTGCAAATTGGAGCCGACCAAAAAATGGCCAGGTGTCAGTACATCCAGGCCATCAGGGTCTGACGGAATTGGAGTCAATGGCCTTGAGTTTAAACACATTTCTATCTGGGCCAATAGAGTGATCATATCCTCGTAACACAGATTAGTGTTACCGACTTCACGAAGAAGGTGATGCTTTGCAGACTTGACCGCAGCTTCCCATAAGCCCCCAAAGTGTGCGGCGCGGGATGGGATGAATTTCCACTGAATTTGATTTTCGGCGCACCAGGTTTGAATTTGGTTTCGGTCGTCATGGTTGGATTTTAGCATCTCATATATTCGATGGAGGACGTTGGATGCTCCTTTGAATGCGGTTCCTTTGTCCGAGTGAAGCTCCCTAACAAgataacccaagtatcccaaaataaactattttttcatgcgatgtgaaaatgggattttaggggaacagtaagatacttccaatacgaaactgggaccaatatgggtgctaatatacgcaattgagacccatgtgggcggaggcagtgcgaatccgtacatgagggagcgcaaaatgttggctttggggagttgatagtaaccatcagtacgcaattgagacccatgagggcggaggcagtgcgaatccgtacatgagggagcgcaaaatgttagctttggggagttgatagtaaccaacagtacgcaattgagacccatgagggcggaggcagtgcgaatccgtacatgaggaagcgcaaaatgttagctttggggagttgatagtaatcaacggtacgcaattgagacccatgagggcggaggcagtgcgaatccgtacatgagggagcgcaaaatgttggctttggggagttgatagtaaccatcagtacgcaattgagacccatgagggcggaggcagtgcgaatccgtacatgagggagcgcaaaatgttagctttggggagttgatagtaaccaacagtacgcaattgagacccatgagggcggaggcagtgcgaatccgtacatgcgggagcgcaaaatgttagctttggggagttgatagtaaccaacagtacgcaattgagacccatgagggcggaggcagtgcgaatccgtacatgagggagcgcaaaatgttagctttggggagttgatagtaatcaacggtacgcaattgagacccatgagggcggaggcagtgcgaatccgtacatgagggagcgcaaaatgttggctttggggagttgatagtaaccatcagtacgcaattgagacccatgagagCGGAGGCAGtacgaatccgtacatgcgggagcacaaaatgttagctttggggagttgatagtaaccatcagtacgcaattgagacccatgagggcggaggcagtgcgaatccgtacatgagggagcgcaaaatgttggctttggggagttgatagtaaccatcagtacgcaattgagacccatgagggcggaggcagtgcgaatccgtacatgagggagcgcaaaatgttagctttggggagttgatagtaaccaacagtacgcaattgagacccatgagggcggaggcagtgcgaatccgtacatgcgggagcgcaaaatgttagctttggggagttgatagtaaccaacagtacgcaattgagacccatgagggcggaggcagtgcgaatccgtacatgagggagcgcaaaatgttagctttggggagttgatagtaaccaacagtacgcaattgagacccatgagggcggaggcagtacgaatccgtacatgcgggagcacaaaatgttagctttggggagttgatagtaaccatcagtacgcaattgagacccatgtgggcggaagcagtgtgaatccgtacctgcaggagcattttaagagactgtaaaggtgatcggCCGCACGGCACattattgacgtaggacttacgtctctctttactataccgggtgtcatttcaaaatttctaaatcggtcgcgttacgctgtgttgaaagatttcaaacgttaatagcttttaccctagtgaacagatttctgcagttaacccctcaatcgacagctttcaagtatgcctttcatattaatgcttgataatatccgaaaatttgtttcaataggcctaaaactgttttcaaagcaaagcattgaaatcacgaaaacctataaatatgggtaccgcatcattcttgcatcattccattaccacgttctgattggtgcagacgtcaacgaatgagctcacgctaggtcttctaagaaggcataaaatagcgcagcgcgaattttgacgtatgacttacgtctctcttcactataccgggtgtcattccaaaattttcaaatcgaccgcgttacgctgtgttgaaagattttaaacgttaatagcgttcgtctcaatggacgaatttctgcggtaagcccctcaatcgacagatttcaagtatgcctttcatgtacatgcttgataagacccgaaaaacttgtttcaataggcatgaaactgttttcaatgaaaaccattgagatcaagggaacctataaatatgggtaccgcataattcttgcatcattccattaccacgttctgattggtgcagacaccagcgaatgagcagccgctgggtctgccgagaagccataaaatagcgcaacgcgattttttcctttcattctgaccgggacaagcaaagcaaccgcatcatcgattgaacagcactgcaccgaccgctttttcggctcgacaccatcgaagccaccatcgtCAGCCggaacctagccagtacagcaatagtccaccctacagacccgacaaagcagtaatgctgagcagataccggcagcagcagcagagtcgagccgagaccggtcGGCATTGGTGATGAGccgaagaaaagccacatgatgcagcatgtatgtccttaaaacaaacggttcttcagagagccaataatagagatcaatatcaaagctttcaatacccttcgggatagaaattgtacttgggtgccaaatccaatattctagtgataaaattttatgcgtgattttcattaaaagcgtcaaaactaacagtggatattttttctgatttaaccgcgaagtggacgaaggacttcgcttgaccatgccaaaaaaacataagatgtccaaatctctcacataatatttggatatttggatttaaaaaaacaccgataacagctcaaacattaataaactatcaatcgatttttcatcaaatgttggattttttggcattgatcaagaaatatctagataaacattgtttgatactgaccgcacacaaagcgaacgtgactgaatgatcgtcccatgttaccaattctaaatcttatcacccgaaatcccatctccgggtgtttccttccatctactactaacaatgttgtttcagaaaagaacacgtacttctcacctgaactgcaattctaagctcgcttgcccggcttattggcctgtatcaagcgaaaagtcccgttaggaaatagacgccagcagcgagcaacaagcgtagaAAAGAAGAAACCCtgctcgaacgcgttgatgatgatgacgctttggctgacaaagaagcgggatacaagacactggctgattggcccaccaattgggaagcagagaagattcaaaataaggtataaaagaacaGTGCATTCACTCGctgagcattcagtcttttttataccaccactagaaattcgcggttatttgaaaagatcgttttcttactttttggacttagccgaagcaaacagcctttttcaaggctctaagagttaaaaataatgttctccttcagtcgctatcgcacggattaggaggccctacatcccctgctgagccaacttgtggcttatttcaggcagtccttcagtgggaaggttgccactgtcgcggctaatattccgtgaccggacagatacttcctgaattgttttttatgattcttgttcgaggttgatttgatttctgtgtcggtttgatgagaagattttgccaaggaatggtatgcaacgccgattatttatccaaaatagttgatgtcagaaatttggacatattatgtatcttaaaggcatggtcaagtcaagtcctacgtccacttagcggttatgtcacagacattacccactgttcgttttttttgtacacaaatacacgctcacatcaACACATATAGCatagacagacaaatataaacttttggatttgtgcaaagcttcttagttgtcgaccaagtgtgactaagtaggacgggaggGCTGAATAACCCAagaatcccaaaataaactattttttcatgcgatgtgaaaatgggattttaggggaacagtaagatacttccaatacgaaactgggaccaatatgggtgctaatatacgcaattgagacccatgtgggcggaggcagtgcgaatccgtacatgagggagcgcaaaatgttggctttggggagttgatagtaaccatcagtacgcaattgagacccatgagggcggaggcagtgcgaatccgtacatgagggagcgcaaaatgttggctttggggagttgatagtaaccatcagtacgcaattgagacccatgagggcggaggcagtgcgaatccgtacatgagggagcgcaaaatgttggctttggggagttgatagtaaccaacagtacgcaattgagacccatgagggcggaggcagtgcgaatccgtacatgagggagcgcaaaatgttggctttggggagttgatagtaaccaacagtacgcaattgagacccatgagggcggaggcagtgcgaatccgtacatgagggagcgcaaaatgttagctttggggagttgatagtaaccaacagtacgcaattgagacccatgagagCGGAGGCAGtacgaatccgtacatgcgggagcacaaaatgttagctttggggagttgatagtaaccatcagtacgcaattgagacccatgtgggcggaagcCGTGTgaatccgtacctgcaggagcattttaagagactgtaaaggtgatcggccgcacggcacattattttttgtacacaaatacacgctcacatcaACACATATAGCatagacagacaaatataaatttttggatttgtgcaaagcttcttagttgtcgaccaagtgtgactaagtaggacgggaggGCTGCTAACAAGACCGCGGCGAGCGACGAACCGGCGGAGAGCCGATAGAAAGGCCTGCGTGGATAGATCTGTGATCAACTCAATGTGAACAGCCTTTGTAGCAAAACAAACGAATATGCCAATATATGCCTTGTTTGGCCCTCGATTCCGCACCGGTGATTTGACGTAAATTGGCCCACAGTAGTCTATTCCTGAGATAGCGAATGGCCGTGCCGGGGTGACACGAGACTTGGGAAGATCTGCAGTGCTCTGCTGGATCAAGACCGGCTTGTTTCGAAAACATTTCACGCAGCGGTGATACGTATGGCGAAGAAGATTCCTCCCACCGATTACCCAGTACTTCTGGCGCATTGTAGCCATCATTAGTTGTGGCCCGGCATGTAATAAAACCTTGTGGTAATGTTCGGCGAGTAATAGTGACAGTGGATGCTTTGCAGATAAGATGACTGGATGCTTTATGTTCTCCGGAATCTCAGCATTCGAAAGGCGTCCGCCTACACGGAGGATTCCATTATCATCGAGGCGAGGCTTCAAAAACTTGAGTGGGGACGATTTTATGGTTTGGTCGTTGGATGATAACTCTTCCGAGTAGAGCTGTGCCTGGGCAAGGCGAGCAAGTGTACAATCAGCGGCTTCTAGATCAGTCGTCAGGAGCACGTTGGTGGTCGTTTTTGTTATTCCTTGTATTTTTGCACGCAGGGCATCATCGATGTACTTCAAGCAATACGCTACAACACGACGGAGTTTGGTGTAGCTTGAAAAACGTGCAAACAATTGATCTGCTAATTGATCATTGGGAGCAATGAATGTGGTGAGTGTAACCGTACGGGCTTCTTGCGTGGTGAATTCTGTTTGGGGTACATCTAGACCAGGTGAAGGCCAACGGCTGGGAAATTCTGATAACCATGGAGGACCGCTCCACCATCTGGCCTGATTGCTGAGGTCCGTAGGCAGCATGCCACGGGAAAGTTCATCAGCCGGGTTTTCATTTCCTGGAACGTGCCTCCAAAGGGAAATTTCGGTGGCAGATTCTATGGTGGAGACACGATTCGCAACGAATGTTTTCCACCGGCTTGGTGGAGATTGTAACCATTGAATCACCGTGGTTGAGTCTGTCCAGAAGAAGACGTGACTAGGCGTTTTGATCGATTGTTCAACTTTCCGATACAACTTGGTGGACAATACGGCAGCACAAAGCTCAAGTCGTGCTGTAGTGTGCTTCGTGGCGAGAGGAGCAACCCTTGATTTTGATGTTAAAAGACTAACCCTGACGTGATCGGTATCCAGTGTGCGGACATAACAGCAAGCTCCGTAGGCGACGTCCGAAGCATCAGAGAAAAAATGCAGCTGTACCACAGAAACGCCAGGAGAAGATACAAAGCGTGGAATCTTAATTTCGGCCAGAATGGAAAGCGTAGCATGGAACTGCTTCCATTCCTTTTGCAGCCTTTCAGGCAACGGACGATCCCACTCATAGGGAGCGTTATCTTCGTTCTTGAGTTTCCACAAGCGCTGCATAAATATCTTCGCTGTGGCTATTACGGGACCAACGAGGCCTAACGGATCAAAAATCTTAGCGATGTATGATATCACCTTTCTCTTCGTGAGAATAGACGCTGGTAGCGGAAGGTCAACGTTGAATCTAAGGATATCGTTCTTCGTATCCCATACCAATCCAAGGGTCGTTACGGATTGATCGTCTTGAAGTTCGTGGACGGGCTTGATAGCACGGTCTTCAGGTGAAACATCGGCTAATGCTTCCGGAACGTTCGAAGCCCACTTCTTCAGCGAGAAACCGGCCGACTCGAGCATGGTGGATATCTGACGACGCTTTTCTACagcttacttacttatggatcctgtacacctccggtggtgcaaagggccgacttgaaagatctccatcctgagcgatgcccggctatagctttaacctgttgccaggttagatttcggtcgacttcttttatttctttatattTTCTACAGCAGAGGCCAGATTGTCTTCTCCAGTAAGTAGATCGTCCACATAAAAATCTTCGACGACTGCTTCTACGGCTTTCGGGGAGTTTTCTCCTTCGTCTCTTGCTAATTGTTGTAAAGTGCGCGTTGCCAAGAAGGGTGCCGAAGCCGTTCCATACGTAACTGTAAGAAGTTCGTAGGTATCGAGAGGGTCCGACGGCTGTCGGCGGAATAGTATACGTAGGAAGCGTTGATCAACAGGAGAATGTAGTATTTGACGATACATTTTCTCGACGTCAGCGACAATGGCAATAGCGTGGAAGCGAAAGCGGATAATGATGGAGTCGAGATTCTGTTGAACGACTGGTCCAACGAGCAGTGTATCGTTGAGCGACATTCCGGAGGAGGTCTTACAGGAGGCGTCGAATACCACTCGAAGCTTCGTGGTGGTGCTACTCTCTTTGACTACCGGATGGTGTGGAAGGTAACAATGTGGAGAATCGTCGTCGACAAAATCTAGCTTGCGCATGTGTCCCAGGCGGAGGTATTCCTCGATGAAATTATGGTAGGAGCTCTTCAAGGCGGTATCTCGTTCAAGGCGTCGCTCAAGGCTGTAGAAGCGACGGGTGGCGATTTGTCGAGATTGGCCAAGGGTGACTTGCGGATTGTCGGACCGGGGAAGGCGAACGACGTACCTTCCGTCATGAGTTCGAGTGGTGGTGGTTGCGTAAAACTCCTCGCATTGCTTCTCTTCTTCCGAGTATATCGGGCTTTGATCGACTGCTTCAAGTTCCCAGAAACGTTGAAGCGATGACTCCAGAAGAACGGTCGACGGTCGAGAGATAACACACTGGCGGTGCTACTGTGGGATTGGTGGTTGTTTTGCCCGAAACTGTCCATCCGAAACGTGTGTCGACTAGCAGCGGAAGACCGTCACCGATGGATAAGCGACTACCGGTGTGGATTTCGTGGTAGCACTCTCCGCCAATTATGATGTCGATCATGCTCGGAATGTTGAAGTGTGGGTCGGCTAATCGAACGTTTGGCATGTTCCACGCCGCTGTGTTTATAAGAACTGTCGGGAGAGAAGCAGTGGGTTTTCTCATGACGAGGAATTCGAGTGTGGTGGAAAAGCTGCTTGTTTTGGATTCAATTGTGgcagtgatttgacgtttcacCTTTTTGACGGATTCCCCAAGTCCGGCGACGGTTACATCTACGCTAGTTCGGCGGATGCCGAGATCGTTTGCCAACTTTTTCGTAATAAAATTGGACATCGATGCGGAGTCCAAAAGCGCTCGAACCGGAAATCTTCTGCCGTTATAGTCGACAATGAAAAGCGAAACCGTTTCCAATAAGACTGTGCTGTGCTTCGATTGGATAGCCATGCTGACTTCCGGTGGATGCGCAGATCCAGAGGTACCAGCAATCACTGGTGTGGATAGGTTAGGTTGCTGTGCAGAAATAGTCGACGTTTCGATAGGAGTGGTGGTCGAATTTGAGACTGCTACGTTCTCGTGCAGCATAGTATGATGCCTGGCCTGACAAGTTCGGCAACTGAATCTAGATCTGCAAACTCGTGCTTGATGGCCAAGCCGAAAACAGTTCCGACACAAGCTCCGTTGGACTACCAACTCTCGTCGTTGGGATATGGACAGCTCATTAAAGGTCGGACACTGATGTAACTGGTGGTTTTGGCTGCATGCAGGGCATAGTTGAACATTTGATATAACTTCAGCGGTGGCTGGGTTTGCCACGGATTTGAACGCAGGAGTTTTCTTGGTTGAAGGTCCGGCCACCTTGATGCTAGTCGACAGAGATCGTTG from Armigeres subalbatus isolate Guangzhou_Male unplaced genomic scaffold, GZ_Asu_2 Contig1940, whole genome shotgun sequence harbors:
- the LOC134203539 gene encoding uncharacterized protein LOC134203539; translated protein: MLESAGFSLKKWASNVPEALADVSPEDRAIKPVHELQDDQSVTTLGLVWDTKNDILRFNVDLPLPASILTKRKVISYIAKIFDPLGLVGPVIATAKIFMQRLWKLKNEDNAPYEWDRPLPERLQKEWKQFHATLSILAEIKIPRFVSSPGVSVVQLHFFSDASDVAYGACCYVRTLDTDHVRVSLLTSKSRVAPLATKHTTARLELCAAVLSTKLYRKVEQSIKTPSHVFFWTDSTTVIQWLQSPPSRWKTFVANRVSTIESATEISLWRHVPGNENPADELSRGMLPTDLSNQARWWSGPPWLSEFPSRWPSPGLDVPQTEFTTQEARTVTLTTFIAPNDQLADQLFARFSSYTKLRRVVAYCLKYIDDALRAKIQGITKTTTNVLLTTDLEAADCTLARLAQAQLYSEELSSNDQTIKSSPLKFLKPRLDDNGILRVGGRLSNAEIPENIKHPVILSAKHPLSLLLAEHYHKVLLHAGPQLMMATMRQKYWVIDPDGLDVLTPGHFLVGSNLQTVPEPSYINTPDNRLDHWKLTQKLFQNIWARWYPEYLAQLQSRATKCCKSPVLVQLNQIVIVKNENAPPMQWPLGRITKLHPGKDGIVRVVTLKTAEADTVVRPVAKIAILPIANHEGSSSS
- the LOC134203540 gene encoding uncharacterized protein LOC134203540 — its product is MPSKDQKKLDQSILKLKRVLAIRDVVEKFVAEYNHERDANQVSVRLESLDKINKEFHHAQGEMEMIDSDHFEEHIEVRTAFENRYCVLKGFLLSKQKSNQPMMTMIGSFGQQSAASFHHRLPKIDLPKFSGDESRWISFRDNFISMIHSNDDIPTVNKLHYLLQSLEEEAKKPFESVDIQADNYASTWDALLKRYDNKRFLKRTVSRLVRSTSNEQGIRRRSQHISRRVSASCEGSGQAGEPVIHWDTPLIFILSKKLDASTLRAWEHETRQKDEVRYDELIDFLSQHIRMLKSVASDLQQRSLSTSIKVAGPSTKKTPAFKSVANPATAEVISNVQLCPACSQNHQLHQCPTFNELSISQRRELVVQRSLCRNCFRLGHQARVCRSRFSCRTCQARHHTMLHENVAVSNSTTTPIETSTISAQQPNLSTPVIAGTSGSAHPPEVSMAIQSKHSTVLLETVSLFIVDYNGRRFPVRALLDSASMSNFITKKLANDLGIRRTSVDVTVAGLGESVKKVKRQITATIESKTSSFSTTLEFLVMRKPTASLPTVLINTAAWNMPNVRLADPHFNIPSMIDIIIGGECYHEIHTGSRLSIGDGLPLLVDTRFGWTVSGKTTTNPTVAPPVCYLSTVDPVDQSPIYSEEEKQCEEFYATTTTRTHDGRYVVRLPRSDNPQVTLGQSRQIATRRFYSLERRLERDTALKSSYHNFIEEYLRLGHMRKLDFVDDDSPHCYLPHHPVVKESSTTTKLRVVFDASCKTSSGMSLNDTLLVGPVVQQNLDSIIIRFRFHAIAIVADVEKMYRQILHSPVDQRFLRILFRRQPSDPLDTYELLTVTYGTASAPFLATRTLQQLARDEGENSPKAVEAVVEDFYVDDLLTGEDNLASAVENIKK